The genomic region CCTGCTTTGGCTATCTCAAAAAATAAAATTATACTCTACGTTTTTTCGGCGGACGGCAACCGTTGTGTGGAATCGGAGTCAAGTCACGAATAGCGGTTATTTCAAGTCCTGCAGCCTGCAGTGAACGAATCGCCGATTCTCTCCCCGCGCCGGGCCCGCTAACACGCACCTCTACTTTTCTTAAACCCATATCAATCGCCGCTTTGGCAGCAGTTTCTGCAGCAACCTGAGCCGCGAACGGCGTGCTTTTTTTAGAACCGCGAAAACCCATTTTACCCGAAGTGCACCAGGTGATGACGTCGCCGTTGCTGTTGGTCAAAGTAACGATCGTGTTATTGAAAGTCGCCTTGATCATGGCGATGCCGGTCGACTCGACCAGTTTTTTCTTTTTGCGTGGCGCCGTTGCCGTCTGCTGCTGGGGATTTGCTTTTGCCAAATTTATTTCTCCTTACGATTCTAATTTTTTCAGTCTAAACTACTTCTTCGCTTCAACTTTCTTGAGGCCGCCGATAGTGCGGCGTTTGCCCTTACGTGTTCTCGAATTGGTCCGTGTTCTCTGTCCGCGAACCGGCAGGCCTTTACGATGCCGTAACCCGCGGTAGCACCCGATATCCATAAGGCGTTTGATATTAAGTCCGAATTCACTGCGCAAGGCGCCTTCTACTTTGATTTCGGCGTTGATGACATTTCGAATTTTATTTTCCTCGTCTTCGGTCAATTCTTTGACCTTTGTAAATTCGCTGACGCCGGCCTTTTTCAAAATATTTTTAGCGGTCGTTCTACCGATTCCGTAGATATAAGTCAACGCGATAAACGCCCTTTTTTCTTTGGGTAATTCTATGCCCGCTATACGTGCCAAAGTTCTCTCCTTAAAATACTATGGATGAATAATTATCCTTGACGTTGTTTGTGCTTCTTATTTTCGCATATGACGCGAACGACGCCTTTACGGCGAATAATCTTGCACTTGTCACAAATTTTTCTAACCGATGATCTTACTTTCATGGTATCCGACTCCTAACATCTTCTATTTAAAACGATACGTAATCCGACCTTTGGATAAATCATAAGGCGACAATTCAACCGTCACCTTGTCGCCGGGCAAAATTCGAATAAAGTGCATTCTCATTTTACCGGAAATATGTGCGTGAATCTCATGTCCATTTTCTAATTTAACTCTAAACGTGGCGTTGGGTAAGGTTTCTAAAATCGTCCCGTCTACTTTTATAAGCTCTTCCTTAGCCAATCAAAAACCCCTAAGTTATTGTAAAAACAATCGTAATCAAATGGTTGCTCAATATATCATAAATAACCAAAAAATCAAGTTTAATTTAAAATAAATCCGACATAGTCAGGATTTCAGCCCCGTTATCCGTCACTGCAATCGTATGCTC from bacterium harbors:
- the rpmJ gene encoding 50S ribosomal protein L36; protein product: MKVRSSVRKICDKCKIIRRKGVVRVICENKKHKQRQG
- the rpsK gene encoding 30S ribosomal protein S11, which gives rise to MAKANPQQQTATAPRKKKKLVESTGIAMIKATFNNTIVTLTNSNGDVITWCTSGKMGFRGSKKSTPFAAQVAAETAAKAAIDMGLRKVEVRVSGPGAGRESAIRSLQAAGLEITAIRDLTPIPHNGCRPPKKRRV
- the rpsM gene encoding 30S ribosomal protein S13; translated protein: MARIAGIELPKEKRAFIALTYIYGIGRTTAKNILKKAGVSEFTKVKELTEDEENKIRNVINAEIKVEGALRSEFGLNIKRLMDIGCYRGLRHRKGLPVRGQRTRTNSRTRKGKRRTIGGLKKVEAKK
- the infA gene encoding translation initiation factor IF-1; this translates as MAKEELIKVDGTILETLPNATFRVKLENGHEIHAHISGKMRMHFIRILPGDKVTVELSPYDLSKGRITYRFK